The Heterodontus francisci isolate sHetFra1 chromosome 31, sHetFra1.hap1, whole genome shotgun sequence genome segment CCATAATATTGTTTTCTTTTACTGTTGTTAACAGGATCAGTAAATAATGAAAGATGGTTAAATGGTACAAATCGTAAGTTTGTATTGGTTCTTTTCCTCCAGAAACTCATCATTGATGAGAAAAAATACTACCTCTTTGGAAGAAACCCTGACATATGTGATTTTACCATTGACCATCAGTCATGTTCAAGAGTCCACGCTGCATTGGTCTATCACAAACATTTGAAACGAGTTTTCATCATAGACCTGAACAGCAGTAAGTGCTATTATATTGTATATTTCAAGTATTTTATGGAAAACGTTTGCAGCAGCCAAGTTTAAGGAACTCCAGGGTTTCAAAAGTGACCAATTTGAGAAGCTGTGTTAAATGATAAGATAAAGGTGAGCTTCAGTGATTCACATTTGTTTATTGATGAGATAAATTAAATAAGAAAAATTGCAAGAGTCCACTCCATTGTGCTGGCTTTTCCACATGTCAGTAAGAATGGTTGTCTGCCTCTAAACATGTGACAACGTCATTGGCATTTGCAGTTGTGAAGTCAATGACGCAGGCCGTGGGTAAAGTGGGATCATCTCTTATGAATGCTCCTGCTTTGGAGACTTTGGAGTCCAAACTCCAGATACATTTATGGCTAGCTTCAAACCACTTGAAAATGATGACAGGCAAATGGTAGAAGGACTGCAAAACAAGGTTTTATTGTTCTGTGTTCACatgggaaacatttgcagggctatgggggaaaagaGGCAGTGAATGGGGCTgattgcatagctctttcaaagatctggcacaggCATGATTGGCCAAATGGTTGTCTCCAGTGCGATATAATTCTATGACTACGCTCTTTAGAATTGTAAAACTTGAGCTTTTGTCAATTTCTCTGAAGTCTGCCACCCACTAAGACGACCTGTTGGCATTTTCCAGGCAGTAGTTTTGTAATATTGACTTCAAAGCTTGATTGGTAAGGAAAAACACTAGGTCTTTTTCTGTTTCTAATACAGGTTATTAAGAACAATTTTCTTTCATAACTTCTGCCCACAGACTGGTTAAGAATTTGTAATGGAGCAAAGGATCTTGTTTTGGATACCCAGATGCaaggttttttaaaaattgttatacgaacatacgaattaggagcaggagtaggccacttggcccttcgtgcctgctccgccattcagtaagttcatggctgaactgattactgcacatttgcacccacccctgataaccttccacccccttgcttatcaagaagctatctacctctgccttaaaaatattcaaagactctgcttccactgccttttgaggaagagaattccaaagaccctcagaaaaaattctcctcatctcttaaatgggccaccccttatttttaaacagtgacccctagttctagattctcccacaagagaaaacatcctttccacatccaccctgtcaagacccctcaggatcttatatatgtttcaatcaagtcgcctcttactcttctaaattccagcagatacatgcttagcctgtccaatctttcctcgtaagacagcccgcccattccagctattagtctagtaaaccttctctgcactgcctctaacgtatttacatccttccttaaataaggagaccaatactgtacacagtactcaagatatggtctctccaatgccctgtatagctgaagcataacctccctacttttgtgttcaatgaccctcgcaataaacaataaccttctattagctttcttaattacctgctgtacctgcatgctaacttttgtgattcatatactaggacacccagatccctctgcagctcagagctctgcaatctctcaccatttagataatatgctgcttttttattcttcctgccaaagtgtacaatttcatactttcccacattatactccatttaccagatctttgcccagtcacttaacctatctaattccctttgtagcccccttatgtcctcttcacaagttactttcctacctatctttgtgttatcagcaaatgtagcaaccataccttcggtcccttcatctaagtcatttatataaattctaaaaggttgaggccccagcaccgatccctgtggcacaccacttgttaaaaCCCCTATCCAGTATATATTTTTGTCCATCACACCAAGTGTCATGCTAAAATGTCTTGCTATGTTTCAGTGTGTCACACTTTAAACAAAAattgtaactgaactccaggaacaGCCAATACCAGAGTCAGAGTTTTTTGCAGATTCTAATTGAGTTCCGCATAAACTCACCCATTCTTTAACAGCAATTAAATGCTGCTGCCTTAATGGAGCATGTAGCTACACTTCAGCAGAATGATGCATTGTGCTTTACATTGTATATAAGGTTGGAAATGTTATATGCATATGCTGACTTACTGTGAGCAGGCCCAAATAAGGCTTTTCTATCTCTATTACAAGCAACAGACAACCCACCTCCAAGACCAACCCCTACCAGATTGAACACTTCTGTTTGTCCATCCTTTGTTGCCTATTTGAGTCTGTTCTGTCATGCACCCTACTCCCTATTCTACAACTCTCTATCTCAGCCATTAAGTTCCAGTTTACTGTCTTTTCAAATGTTTTTTTGAAAGTTTTAAGTTGCATGTACATAACACTGCATTTCCTTGTCCAGTATGGCAATTAGAAATTTTCCAAAAATAACTTAGTTAACCATGATCACAATTCCCAGAATGCCTACTGGTTCTCCTTTTAAAAAGGTGTTGAGCTATGTTTTTCCCCACCATCCCAAACCACTTTCTCACTTAAAAATAATTTTGAACATTTTCCTTGCAGTGGTATCTTGAGGTCCTGTAGTTTTGAGGTACGTTACCTGCTTGTTTTTGAAGAGGAGTTATGTTAGCCATTTTCCTTGCAGTGGTATCTTGAGGTCCTGTAGTTTTGAGGTACGTTGCTTGCTTGTTTTTGATCAGGAGTTGTGTAGCAACTTTTCAATCAGAGAATCTCTTTGAAATGTGTTTCACGTTTTTAAATGCTACTTCTGAATGTGGTGTCAGGGCCTATTGCTTTGTCTGCTTTAAGAGCATTTCACCATTGTGCAATAATTTTACTATTACTTACACCTCTTCTTACTGCCCCAGAATATCTGATCAGTGACTTGAACAAATTGTCGTCATCCTCCTCCTTGAATGATGGTTCACAAATTCCATTTCTTGTATCCCAATTTCAGTTCCAACTGCCCTTGTATTCCTGAAATTGTTGGTTTCCATCTTAAACCAGCTACATTTCTCTTCCTTTAGTACTGCTTTACCACAATACTTTTTTCTTTCTATCCCAATTGTTTTGACCTGGTAATGTTCTTGTATTGGTATAATTGGGATGTGCATGTGGATATGTAGGGAGGCACAACATAATTAATTCTGTTAAGTGAAGAGTAGAAGGGAACTGATGGATTTATTGAGAAGGCCTTCATTTCTTTGAAGCTGACTCAGTCATCAGGATGGAGGAATTCTgttgcctcccctcccctcccaatattgAAGGATGTTGTGCTTTAAATTGGTTGAGTTAGACTAACCAGCTAATCATTTATTTCTGCattaagtacttaattggcttacCAGCTAAATAAGTAATTACTCTTGCAGCTCATGGTACGTACCTGGGGCACCTTCGTTTGGAGCCCCACAAACCACAGCAGGTTCCCATAGACTCCACGTTGTCATTTGGAGCCTCAACACGCGCATACACGCTACGAGAAAAACCACAGACAATGCCATCCGCAATCAAGGGTGATGATATAGCTGCGGAAGATGATGAATTGAAGGGGTTGCTGGGTTTGCCTGAAGAGGAGACGGAATTAGATGTAAGTACAGGTTTATATAAGCATCTATCAATTTCTGCTGAGCTACATAGACTTTTAAGGAAGTACATCAAAAATTCTTAGAACTATGCAATTAAGTTAGTTCTACGGCAACTGGGTTTTTGTAGAACTAGTGTAGAGTTGTAGAATTATGTAATTACTGACTATTTGCAGCTATAATGAAGACCTGTAACTTTTTTGAGCTCCCGTTTCAAACAGTACAACAAAATGTCATATAATTGCCACTCTAAGTATACAATTTTGTTTTCCCATCCTAATCAGTCCCATTTTTAAAGTTTTAACCAGTTTCTTTATCCTTTACATTTCTGCTCCCACCAAGGAGGGAAATTTTTTAGTATGGTCTATGTTTCATTGGAACAGGATTGAAACTTGTTTGGCAATCCATTTTGCAAGTGCAAGCAATATCTGTCAATTTAGTTTATTGGCCAAGCAGTTCGACATGAAGAGTGCATTTTCAAATTAGTGAAAGATGTGTCTGAGATTTCATGTTCTTTTTGCTTCCTTTAGAATTTGACAGAATTTAACACAGCTCATAACAAAAGAATATCTACACTGACAATTGAAGAAGGAAATCTGGAGATCCAGAGGCCAAAGCGTAAAAGAAAGAGCTACCGTGTATCGTTCAGTGACGATGAAGAGATAATAAATCCAGGTATGACCATCTTTAAACGTCATGCAATTCCCTCACTCGAAATAATGATTTGCAGCTTACACACTTGGCATATGATTTCCACAGCCTGCAATGCCAAGCAAGATGAATAAAATTTAGCACAGGTCAGCTCTGGTGTGCCACTGACATAAGCATGTATCTGAGTGCCCATGTtaaatttattagtgattatcttgtgtttatggcccctagttttggtgtcTCGCACATGTGCAAACATCTTAGTCACCTTTCAATCTCTTTTCTAGAATAAAAACCCCAACCTGTTCACAGTTCACTGATGGGTATaacctcttagttctggtatcaaCCTTGTAGATCTTTGCACCTTTTCCAGTCAGTGCCTCGCTATCTTTTTCATAATACGGTAACCAGAACTGTGAATAGTACtccgtgtggtctaaccaaggttctatacaagtttttttttttaaatttgtttgggGGCTGTTGGTGTCGTTGGGTAGGCCAgcatttgcccatccctaattgcccttgagaaggtggtggtgagttgccttcttgaacagctgcagtccttggggtgtaggtgcaccaacagtgctgctaggaagggagttccaggattttgacccagtgagtgaagaaacgatgatatagttccaagtcaggatgatggtgtgtggcttgcaggagaacttcaggtggtgatgttcccatgcatctgctgtccttgtccttctaggtggtagaggtcacgggtttaggaggtgctgttgaaggagccttggtgagttgctacagtgcatcttgtagatggtacacgttgctgccactgtgtgtcagtggtggatggggtgccaatccagtgggctactttgtcctcgatggtgttgagcttcttgagtgttggagctgcatccatccaggcaagtggagagtattccatcacacccctaacTTGTGCATTGtacatggacaggcattggggagacaggaggtgaattactcgccacagaattcccagcatctgacctgctcttgtagccacagcatttatgtggctggcccagttcagtttctcgtcaaaggTGACTCATTCTCTCCCCCCagaatgttggtagtggggaatgcagtgatggtaatgccattgaatgtcgaggggagatgattagattctcttgtttgttttaacataacttctctgcttttcagttctatctCCCAAGAAATAATCTCCAGTGCTTTTACTTTTAAGTGTCCTTCTTAATCTGTTAGAacatttaatgatttgtgtatctgtagctTGAGACCCATATGTTCCTCTAGCCCATTTAGTGTCTCGCTTTCCAAGGAATATGTGGCCTTCTTATTCTTCTGACCAAGATGCATCACATGATACTTACCTGTATTAACTAATTTTGCAAGTTTAGTTATGTTGTCTTGTATTTTGTGGCCGTCTTCCTCATTATTAACTGTAGCCCCTAATTTTGTgctgtctgcaaattttgagattgtattTGATTCCCGAATCCAAATCATTTGTCGTTAGTGTAGCTGTCTGTTTGTTTGTTTAACTTTTGTGAACATAGTAAAAATCCTTAATGCCGCATCTGCCTGAGAGATATTAACTGAAAGTGCGGTGCTGTGTCAAGCATAAATTTGTCCATGCTATCAACGTTATGAACTGCTGTAAAGGGTATCCTTTTAGTGTTCAAATGCCATTTGGATCTGGGCAAAATTCTAACATTGTAAGCTGCTAATGTTTTCTTGTAATTCTAAAATTGCACGAATATAATTTAGTCCCACAATTATATAGTTGTTTGAACAGGCACATTATCTGGAAATAATGATTTATTGTAACTAAAGTAGCATATACGtggggatgggttgggggtggtggtgtgggtgtGTGGAAATGACAACATCACACCGATCATTCCCTAAATAAGACCCATAATAACTTGGCACAATGGTGGCActtttgcctttgagtcagaacatTGAGCTCAAGCCGCACTCCAGGGACCTATGCACCTTTTTATTGTCCAATATCTCAGTACAGCCGCAATGGAGTGCTGCTTTGTGAGAAGTTCCTGTTTTCTTGGGgcaaaatgttaaactgaggtggtGTCTGCCTGTTCGAGTGCATGTAAAAACTCATGTGgcaggcactatttgaagaagactaAGGAGTTCTTCTGCAATTCTGGCCAACATTTGTTCTTCAACCAACACTGCCAATTCTACATTAACCAGTCATTCTCATTGCAGTTTTGCAGGGCAAATTGATGGCCGTATTTGCCTGCAAAAAAAAAAGTGACTACGCTTGGAAAGTAATTACTTGTCTGTGAAGCACCTATTTCAGATGGCCTGAGCTCTGAAATgtgatgtataaatgcaagtttgtttgcCCTTGTAGTAATCTTGAACTGATGCAATGCCCCATTCCCTTTTCAGAGGATGTTGATCCTTCAGTTGGTCGCTTCAGAAATATGGTTCAGACAGCAGTGGTTCCACTCAAGGTAAACTAAGCCAATACTTGGCTTTGTTTTAAATTAAATTAGGAAGTGAAATATTTGAGCTCAAGATTTAATGAGCTCACTGTTGCAGATCACAGTCCAGACAAGTTCGTATTTACTGCTTATCAACAAACTTGCTCTAAACTTTTTTTAAACCCTAACTTCCTGTACCAAATAATTGTagcaatcttttaatgtattttgtaACAGCTATTTTTTAAATTTGCTAAATTAACTGGATACACAAAAAGCGCTTTGGTGTTTTTTATAGGAGGCACATATATAGGATACTGGTTTTCAAATAACATATAATTTCCTGAGATGCTAAACATTACTGTTACAAGACTGGTTGCACTTCAAGTAGCAGCATCAGTGTTATGCATTTTTTAACATTCTGTTGTGTCAAATATTGTTTCACCGCGGGAGTTAGCCTTCCTGTATTGTGAAttcttctatgttctatgagaaAATCCTCATTGTTGAATGCAAAAGCGATATTGTTTCCAAAGTTTCATTTTTATTTTTTGGGGAAAATTACAGAAAAAGAAGACGGAGAGCCCCAGTTCGCTAGGTCTGGAAGATGGAGTTGCTAGGCGTATGCAGAATTTCCCATTCAATGCTAGCTTATATGGTGGCCTCCCTCCAACTAGTGGCGATTCTGCGTCTCAACTACATGGAAATACAATGGGAACCGCAATGATAGGAGGACTGCCCATGCCATTCCCAAATCCTGCCCCAGAAGTAGACTTGGCACCAGCAGTAGTACCAGCAACTGTGACTATAAATCCCGTTCCCAACCCTGGTGTGTTCAATGCAGAATCTGTTAATGAGCCGAAGAAAAAGAAGTATGCCAAGGAGGCCTGGCCTGGCAAGAAGCCTACTCCATCACTGCTTATTTGATCAtctgttctgtttttttttaaatgaacaaagTCACCTAGGATTTGAGGACCGAGAGGGGCTTTCTTTTAATTCTGTTAATATGCCTAAGATTTATATGAGCTTTGTACAGATGTTTGTACAGTTGTGTAATAGATTCACAGCCTTTTCAACATTTACTGTTACTGCTTTGTACCTCTAACCTGTATTTCAGTGTAAATTACGTACAGCATTGCAAGTTTGTTGGACTAAAATCACATAAACTATTTTTCTGCCATGTGTGCTTTGTTTGTGTCTAGAATAGGATAATGGGTGAGGGACTGTACATTTTTATATCCAGCTTTCTAGATTAGTAGGGAAAGCAGAGCACTGACGCTACCTGTGCACTGTTTATGATTGGGGAAAGTCATTTATTACTGCTTAGATATACTCTGAAACTGTGATTTTCATTGCAGTACTCAGCAAATTGCACTTAAATGTGgtaagtgtaaaaaaaaaaaattgtaagatGTTATACCAAGTCAAATTATTTATGATTTACTTCAGTGGGTCACTGAGTGATCTTTAACTGGTTTCCACAATTAACAGTTTGGCCTATTTTGATTGCTGCATGATTCTTTTCTGGAATGAAACTCGCTGGTTGCAATGTTTTGTAGATGCCAGTTTCCAGAACCTTATTTTTTCAAATTGCTTTAAAGTGAAATTAGTTCTAAAGTCAGGTAATTTTCTTATGGGGCTTTATTCTTGTGTCTGTTTTTTGTTGTGAGATGAACCATTATGAACATTTTTGTTGCGTTTATTATGAAGCAGGCAGTTGTGATATTAAAACCATGCAAATTTTTTGGAAAACAAATAGCCCTGCATAAATTACCTGCATTGGTGTGTGCTAAAAGGTCTATTATTACACTCAAACTGTTGGTTTTTTAAATACCTTAGGCTATCACCAGTGTGCCTTTTGTGTTAAGGGATGATGAATTAACTTGAGGATAAAGTTCTTTGGTGTTTGATGTGTGATTGAGGATGTATTACTAATTATTCACCATTTTTAAAATTACCTTTTATGAAATATAGATGAAATGGTCTGGCAAAGTCTGAAGTACTTAATGGCTAGAgatcataatctaggctgatgctgcaCTGTCGAGGTGCAATCTTTGACGAGATATTAAGCCAGGGCCTTGTTTGCCCCCTCTGGTGgagataaaagatcccattgcactattccaagaagagcaggggagttttccttgtgttctggctaacatttatccctcaaatagATTATCTAATCATTTATTTCATTACCATTTGTGCAAACTTCCAGTCCACAAAGTGGCTCCGCATTCCTACAtcgcagcagtgactacacttcaaatttacataattggctgtaaagtgccttgggacatcttgaggtcactAACAATGCTATGTCTTGCTTTGCAAAGTTTAGAGCTTTAAGAAATGTTCTAAATTAAAAGTGCAAAATCAGCTCAGCTGGTTGAGTTATATGACCAGCCTTTCTAAAGGTTTGTCCTAGTCCAAAAAAGAACTAGGATTACTGAATCAAATGTTTGCGATCATATACATTGGGCTATTTTTTATGATAAAGACCAAATCAGTTTTGATTGGCATTAACCTTCAAATCTGACTCTTTCTATCTAGAAGTTAATCATTATAGATAAAAAGAAAAACTGCAATTAAACTGTAAATTTACTCAAAAGCTGGAAATATGAACCAGCTCAGTCAGCATCAgtaagagaaaagacaggttaatgttGTGGGTGGACTTGTGTGTTACCAACACttttagcttttattttactttataaTTAATCATGTCTTACTCAGACTGGTTGAAATTTGCCTCCATAGAATCTGAGTCATTCATTCATCCCAGTATTTAACATGTTCTAGTGAGTTAAATCAGAAGTTGCTAAAAAGTATATCTGCTTGCCAGCACTGAGTTTGCATCTTGTGTCTTTATGAGGAGTGATATTTTATGAGATGTGCTAAGATGAGGGACTCCCTTGTTCATTGGAGAAACTTTGAAAAACAGACTCCTATTTATGGAAGAAACAGATTGAAGCTTGTTTGAGACAGGTACAGGATAAGTAGTCCCAGTCCAATGTTCAGTTTTGGGGCTGTTTAATATGGGAACAATCATCTTATGTCTGAGATTTCCAaccaatttttttttaacattgtGGTTCTGCATTTTGAGAAACAAaagtatttttaaaagaaaaagcaaCTTCATGTGAAGAACCCATCTTCCAAAAACAAATCAGATTGGTAAAGCTGTGTCTGGAAGTCCTGGTAATTTAGAGCAGGTTATGCTTCTGAAGATGTATTTTGATTTCATATTTCTTCCAACCACCGCCATCCCACTCCCAGCTCTATTTGATCTCCCAATTGCTGTTTCCATGGAACAGTCTCCCTGGATATGCATTTAATGTGTGGAAGTTGTTAGTGCACTGCACTGTTCTTGCAGTTTTCTGCACTTGGCTAAACTAGCCGATAGATGAGGTGAGGATGGCACATTATATCTGCAGTTTTATTTCAACTGAAATTCTGATGAAGGGCCAAGACCCATAAAGTAAACAAGGTGAAGAAATTTGAGAATAGTGATGCCAAGAAAGTTCAAGAGTGATGAGACAGAAGTGCTAGGTAAGGGTGAAAGGAAGAGAAAAGCATCTTTGTTGGAGCTAGCAGTATCGGAAAGATGTTCTATTATCTGCAGTTACCTGCTATCTTCAGTTCAATCCAGCGTTCTTTGTGCTGTACCATTCATGAAAGACACTTAAAGTTTGGTCCATGATCTTTTGCAAACTTGCTTAAAGTGTGATATGCCTGCATTGTTAGATTTTATCATTCTGAATGAGTAACAGGTTGGGGCAGGACCCACTGGGAAGGGGAAGCCTCATTATGTTCAAAGGTTGCAAGTCTGGATTAACTGCAGCAAAAAATGGCCAGTGCACTTAAATGTGAAACATAAAGACAGAATGGAAGGGGAAGAGGGGATGCAAAATAAAGGCAAAATGTATAGCTTTAGTATGTTGCCTGCATCATTATATGCTtgttttctttttctgtttttcaCTTGACCAAATCTTAATGGTATTTTTCGACAAACAACTGCAAATGCACACGTGTTACATCACCTTCGATCTTCTCAGTCCTGAACTTCAGTATGGCAGCTTATGTGATCTCTAACATTGTTTTGTGTTTCAACAGTTgattgtagttttttttttaaatgtaggttTGAGGGTGTGATCATTATTGTAATTGGTAGCTAACACAATTATTTTTTGTATGACTGGTCCCCTTTGAAAGTACGGAAGGGTACATTAACTTATGTTTTTCAGCAGACTTGTGTTTG includes the following:
- the ppp1r8a gene encoding protein phosphatase 1, regulatory subunit 8a isoform X2; translated protein: MKLIIDEKKYYLFGRNPDICDFTIDHQSCSRVHAALVYHKHLKRVFIIDLNSTHGTYLGHLRLEPHKPQQVPIDSTLSFGASTRAYTLREKPQTMPSAIKGDDIAAEDDELKGLLGLPEEETELDNLTEFNTAHNKRISTLTIEEGNLEIQRPKRKRKSYRVSFSDDEEIINPEDVDPSVGRFRNMVQTAVVPLKKKKTESPSSLGLEDGVARRMQNFPFNASLYGGLPPTSGDSASQLHGNTMGTAMIGGLPMPFPNPAPEVDLAPAVVPATVTINPVPNPGVFNAESVNEPKKKKYAKEAWPGKKPTPSLLI
- the ppp1r8a gene encoding protein phosphatase 1, regulatory subunit 8a isoform X1, translated to MQAIQLKPVFDCPTWAGKPPPGLHLDVVKGDKLVEKLIIDEKKYYLFGRNPDICDFTIDHQSCSRVHAALVYHKHLKRVFIIDLNSTHGTYLGHLRLEPHKPQQVPIDSTLSFGASTRAYTLREKPQTMPSAIKGDDIAAEDDELKGLLGLPEEETELDNLTEFNTAHNKRISTLTIEEGNLEIQRPKRKRKSYRVSFSDDEEIINPEDVDPSVGRFRNMVQTAVVPLKKKKTESPSSLGLEDGVARRMQNFPFNASLYGGLPPTSGDSASQLHGNTMGTAMIGGLPMPFPNPAPEVDLAPAVVPATVTINPVPNPGVFNAESVNEPKKKKYAKEAWPGKKPTPSLLI
- the ppp1r8a gene encoding protein phosphatase 1, regulatory subunit 8a isoform X3: MPSAIKGDDIAAEDDELKGLLGLPEEETELDNLTEFNTAHNKRISTLTIEEGNLEIQRPKRKRKSYRVSFSDDEEIINPEDVDPSVGRFRNMVQTAVVPLKKKKTESPSSLGLEDGVARRMQNFPFNASLYGGLPPTSGDSASQLHGNTMGTAMIGGLPMPFPNPAPEVDLAPAVVPATVTINPVPNPGVFNAESVNEPKKKKYAKEAWPGKKPTPSLLI